From the Candidatus Kapaibacterium thiocyanatum genome, the window GGTTGTAGGGATTGAGTACGTCGCCCTGGACGGCGAAGTAGATCAACTGGCCGATGGGCATGCCTGCATAGACGCGGACGGGCTGTTTCACGCTGATCTCGAGCGTCCAGTAATTGCAGAATCCTACGTCGCCCTTGCCGGCCGTGGCATGGATGTCGATGCCCAGGCGCCCGACGCTGGACTTGCCTTCGAGGAAGGGGACGTGTTCGTGGGTTTCGGTATACTCTTCCGTGACGCCGAGGTAGAACCTGTGCGGTTCCAGGATGAAGCCGTCGTCGGGTATGGAATACATCCTGATCCGGTTGTGCTTCCTGGCGTCGAGGGTGCCGTCGACGTATTCTGCCAGCATGCGGCCGAGGTGGACGTCGTAGGAATTGGAACCCAGTGCCGAGGCATCGAACGGTTCGATCTTGATGGAACCCCGCTCCATATGGGCAAGGATTTCTTTGTCGGTGAGGATCATGGAGTCTTCCGTATACGAACGCACAATATACGGCCAATCGGCGGGACCTGTGGCCTGCGCCACGGCCGCAGCCTACCTCTCGCGATCCGCCATGGCGCGGAAAGGGCGGTAGAAGAGAGGGAGAAGCTGGCTGGCGGTCTTATCGTCTGGCCGGCCCGTACATGGCGAATCGGGCCACACCGGTACGCTGGAGGAAGTGCTTGCAGCTCGTCCAGAGGACGCCGAGACCGTAGATGGAGCTGCGGCGGAAGTTGATGGACGAGGCTTCCTCGAAATACTTCGTGGGACATGTCACCTCGCCGATGTCGAAGCCGGCGTAGATGATCTGCGACAACATCTGGTTGTCGAAGACGAAGTCATCGGAATTGCTGCGGAAGTCGATGCCCAGAAGGACGTCGCGCGAGAAGGCGCGATAACCCGTATGGTATTCCGACAGTTTCTGTCCGACGAGGAGATTCTGCACGAGCGTCAGGAAGCGGTTCGCAACGTACTTGTAGACGGGCATGCCACCCTTGAGTGCACCCTTGCCCAGGATGCGCGAAGCCAGGACGACAGGATAGAGGTCGTTGGCGATGATGCTGGCAATGGCTGGAATGAGCAGCGGCGTATACTGATAGTCCGGATGCAGCATCACGACGATGTCGGCACCGAGCTCGAGGGCCTTCGTATAGCAGGTCTTCTGATTGCCACCGTAGCCCTTGTTCTGTTCGTGGCGTATGACGTGGCGGATGCCGAGAGCATGCGCCACGTCTGCCGTATCGTCACGTGAATGATCGTCGACCAGTACGACATCGTCGACGATGTCGAATGGGATCTCCCGATAGGTCATCTCCAGTGTCTTGGACGCGTTGTAGGCCGGGAGGACGACGACGATCTTCTTGTTGTTGAGCATGCGGAGGCTGGATGGACGGTTATTCGAGCTCGAAGGTAGCGCTGACGGTGACGCGTATCTGGACCTGGCCGGCGGAGACGGTCGGTGCGCTTTCCGCATCCGCCATTTTCATCAGGCCTTGGGCGCGGTATACCGGTACCGGCGGCTGATAGTTCGAATTCTCGTTGATGGAGATGGGCTTGCCGACGCGTGCGCCCACGGCACCTGCGAGCGCTTCGGCCTTCGTGCGTGCATCCTTCGCGGCTGCGAGGCGCAGCGAGTCACGAACGGCCTTGGCGTTGCTGACGCTGAAGTCGATGTTGTTGAGCATGTTGCTGCCGACTTCCACGCTCGTGCCCACGACGGCATCGAGTTTCGAGAGATCGCGCACGAGTACGTAGACCGTATTGCGCATCGTATACTTCACGAATTCGCGTTGTCCTTCCGGACGCCAGTTGTAGACGGGTTCCAGGGACAGGTTGCTCGTCTGCACATCCTTCTCCTCGATGCCCGCCTTCTTCAGCGCGGCGAGGATGGCGCGAACCTTGGCATCGTTGTCCTTCTTTACCTGAGCAGCGACCTTGCCTTCCGTTTCCACGCCGATGGAGATCGATGCACGGTCGGGAATGAGGAACGTTTCCGCTTCGCCTTCCACCGATACCGAGCGACGATTGTCGGTGTGTTGTGCGGTCGCGGCGAACGTACCGGCGACGAAGATCATGGCGATCGCAACGATGCGCGTAATCATGGTGATGTCCTGATGGGTGATACTATACCGGAATAGGGCCATGAACGACGGCGGAGAAGGATGATTCGTTTCTGCATTCATCCGTATTCACCGCGAACTTCGTGAGGTTTCACGACTTCGTCCTGATCTTTTTACGTCGCCGCATCATCATTCGGCCGACGACAACTGATCATGGAGCTCTGCCCACTGTGCCATGAGAGCATCGAGATCGCGCTTGGTTACATCGTAGTCCGCAACGAGATTCCGCTGACGCTCGGCTTGCTTGTAAAGCTCAGGATCGGCAAGGAGTTGCTCCAGTTCGGCGATCTTTCCTTCGGTTTCCGCGACCTTCCGTTCCACATCCGTGATACGCTTCGTGATCTGCTGTTTCTGTACCGGCTTCGTTCGCGGTGCGGGCGATGGCGTAGCGACCGGCGGCGCTTCCTTGCGCTCGACCTCGCGCGGTGGCTCCTGCTGCCGCGATGCGGGTACGGGTTTGCTCGGAGCATTGACGCGCTCGAGCAGATAGTCGTCGACGTCGCCGATGTATTCCTTGATGTTGCCGTTGCGGAATTCGACGACTTTCGAGGTGAGGGAGTCGAGGAAGTCACGATCGTGGCTCACGACGATCATGGCACCATCATAATCGACCAGCGACTGCTTGAGCACTTCCTTCGCGAGCATGTCGAGGTGGTTCGTCGGCTCGTCGAGAATGAGGAGGTTGCACGGTTGCAGCAGAAGGCGTGCGAGTGCAAGGCGCGATTTCTCGCCACCACTGAGAACCGCGACCTTCTTGTTGACGTCGTCTCCCTGGAACAGGAAGGCGCCCAGCAGGGCGCGCAGGCGCGGCCGCATGTCGGCAGGCGAAGCCTGCTCCATCACTTCCAGTACGGTGTTGTGGCCACCGAGCATTTCGGCCTGATGCTGTGCATAATAGCCGAGCGTGACGTTGTGTCCGATGATGAGCTCACCACCCGTCGATGCTTCGAGTCCGGCGATGATCTTGCTCATCGTGGACTTGCCTTCGCCGTTCTTGCCGAGGAAGGCTACCTTCTCTCCGCGTTCGATCACGAAGTCGACACCACGCAGTACGTCTTTCTTGCCGTAGGATTTGCGGAGCGCCCTGGTTTCCACCACGACGCGTCCGGATCTCGGAGCGCTCGGGAAACGGAACCGCATCGATGACGTGTCTTCGTCATCGACTTCGACCTGATCCATGCGCTGCAGGTGCTTGATACGCGACTGTACGCGCGTGGCGAGCGATGCCTTGTAACGGAAGCGGTCGATGAACTTCTGTACGCGTTCACGCTCACGCTGCTGGTTCGCGGCGGCGGCCCGTTGCTGTTCCATGCGCTCGGCACGTATCTCTTCGTATGCGGAGTAGGGAGCGGGAATGTCGTAGACCTTCGTGCGCGTGATTTCGATGGTACGGTTGGTGACGTTGTCGAGGAAGGTACGGTCGTGCGAGACCAGGACGATGGCGCCGTCGTAGGAACGGAGGAATTCCTCGAGCCACTGCACCGAGTCGATGTCGAGGTGGTTCGTGGGTTCGTCGAGCAGCAGGCAGTCGGGCTTGCGGAGCAGCAGCTTCGCGAGTTCGGCACGCATCTGCCATCCGCCGCTGAACTGGTCGAGCGGTTTGTCGAATTCCACGGGATCGAAGCCGAGGCCTGTAAGGATGCGGTCGATGTCCGCATGCATCGTAAGGCCGCCCAGGCGTTCGAAGAGTTCGTGCGCATCCGTGAACCGCTGGAGCAGGTCCATGTAGGAGTCGGTTTCGTAGTCGGTGCGCTCCGTCATCTCCTTCTGCATGCCGTCCATGCGTGCCTGGAGTGCGAGTACTTCGTCGAAGGCCTGGAGTGCCGTCGCACGAAGCGAGAGCGAGGTGTCGAGCGTGAGGTCCTGCGAAAGCAGGCCGAGCGTCATGCCGTTCTGACGGGCGACTTCGCCCGACGAGGCGCGACGGTTTCCGGTGATGATGCCGAGCAACGTCGACTTGCCTGCGCCGTTACGGCCGACGAGGCCGATGCGGTCGCCGCGCTGGATCAGGAACGAGACGCCGCTGAACAGCATACGCGTACCGAGATCGACGGCGACGGCTGAGAGTGTGATCATGCTGATGGATCGATATGGTCGAGAATGACTTCGGCACAGGCGCGCTTCGACATCGGAGGATAGTCCGTCACGTCGCCCTTGCCGGTGATGATGGTAATGGTGTTGTCCGACACGCCGAAGCCGCTGCGTTCGCCTCCGGCCTTGTTGGCCACGATCATGTCGCAGTGCTTGCGGACGAGCTTGGCCCTGGCGTAGTCGATGACGTTGTCGTGCTCGAGTGCGAAGCCGACGACGATCTGGCCGTCACGCTTCCGCTCGCCGAGCGATTGCAGGATATCCGGTGTCCGCTGCAGGTGCAACGTCAGATTGCCCGCGGCATCCGTCACTTCATCTTTCTTCATCTTGCCTTCGATGCGTGCCGCAGGAGCGAAGTCGGCGACGGCCGCAGCACAGATGGCCACATCGAATGGCTGCTGCATGCAGGCGTCGTACATCTCCTGTGCCGACGTCACGCGCAGGCAGGTGATGCCGGTGGGTGACGGCAACGAGACAGGGCCCGTGACGAGCGTCACGAGGGCGCCCCGATCGCGTGCGGCTTCGGCAAGGGCGAAGCCCATCTTGCCCGATGAGTGGTTCCCGATGAACCGTACGTCGTCGATGGCTTCGTGTGTAGGCCCCGCGGTGATCAGCACTGTACGCCCGGTGAGCGCACCGGCTCCCGACAAGTGAGCGGCGTCCGGCTCCGGTATGGTCGTCGTGGGATCGGATGTCGAG encodes:
- a CDS encoding dCTP deaminase is translated as MILTDKEILAHMERGSIKIEPFDASALGSNSYDVHLGRMLAEYVDGTLDARKHNRIRMYSIPDDGFILEPHRFYLGVTEEYTETHEHVPFLEGKSSVGRLGIDIHATAGKGDVGFCNYWTLEISVKQPVRVYAGMPIGQLIYFAVQGDVLNPYNRKASAKYTERTNAPVESMMWKNFPQEEQR
- a CDS encoding glycosyl transferase family 2; translation: MLNNKKIVVVLPAYNASKTLEMTYREIPFDIVDDVVLVDDHSRDDTADVAHALGIRHVIRHEQNKGYGGNQKTCYTKALELGADIVVMLHPDYQYTPLLIPAIASIIANDLYPVVLASRILGKGALKGGMPVYKYVANRFLTLVQNLLVGQKLSEYHTGYRAFSRDVLLGIDFRSNSDDFVFDNQMLSQIIYAGFDIGEVTCPTKYFEEASSINFRRSSIYGLGVLWTSCKHFLQRTGVARFAMYGPARR